From the genome of Ornithobacterium rhinotracheale, one region includes:
- a CDS encoding prolyl oligopeptidase family protein — MKVRNVVLAACALTACATPPKQIKQVKENVLKYPTTKKENVSYEHFGVKVQDPYRWLEDDRSAETAAWVKAENEVTNAYLAQIPFRNQLKKQLTDLWNYEKISAPSRHGNWLYFYKNDGLQAQSVLYRKKSENAKPEVFLDPNKFSKDGTTSLAGISFSKDGSLAAYQISEGGSDWRKVIVIDTNTKQQVGDILVDVKFSDPAWLGNEGFFYSSYDKPQGSELSAKTNQHKLYFHKLRTPQKTDELIFGGEKTPRRYISASITEDQRYLIISAAQSTSGNELYIKDLKNPNAEIITVLNDFSTDTRVVNSQGEELFMQTNYQAPNNRLIKANINNLAKENWVDVIPEKPEVLNVSSVGGFLFAHYLKDANTQVFQYDYDGRQIRQIQLPGLGTASGFGGKDSEKTTYFTFTNYITPPTIYQYDVISGDFSVYEKSKVKFNPEDYVSEQVFYTSKDGTKVPMTIFYKKGLNKNGKNPTILYGYGGFNISLTPSFSVARAVWIQNGGVYAVANLRGGGEYGKEWHDAGTKLHKKNVFNDFIAAAQYLHQNKYTSPAYTAIDGRSNGGLLVGASETLRPDLFGVALPGVGVLDMLRYHTFTAGAGWAYDYGTAEDSKEMFEYLKSYSPVHNVKKGVCYPATLVLTGDHDDRVVPAHSFKFAAELQAKQSCAKPTLIRIETNAGHGAGRSTEQVVSEYTDAYSFALYQMGVRHLPFR, encoded by the coding sequence ATGAAAGTAAGAAATGTCGTACTAGCAGCGTGTGCACTCACAGCCTGTGCTACGCCGCCTAAACAAATTAAACAAGTGAAAGAGAATGTTTTAAAATACCCTACGACCAAAAAAGAAAATGTGAGTTATGAGCATTTTGGCGTAAAAGTGCAAGATCCCTACCGCTGGCTCGAGGACGATCGCTCGGCAGAAACAGCCGCTTGGGTGAAGGCTGAAAACGAAGTAACCAACGCGTATTTAGCCCAAATTCCGTTTAGAAATCAACTTAAAAAACAACTGACTGATTTATGGAATTATGAGAAAATTTCTGCCCCGTCGCGTCACGGCAACTGGTTGTATTTTTATAAAAATGATGGATTGCAAGCACAATCGGTGTTGTATCGCAAAAAAAGCGAAAACGCTAAACCTGAGGTTTTTTTAGACCCAAATAAATTTTCCAAAGACGGCACCACATCGCTTGCGGGCATTAGCTTTTCCAAAGACGGTTCGCTCGCAGCTTATCAAATCTCAGAAGGCGGTTCGGATTGGAGAAAAGTCATCGTGATAGATACCAATACCAAGCAACAGGTGGGAGATATTTTGGTTGATGTGAAATTCTCGGATCCTGCTTGGCTCGGCAACGAGGGCTTCTTTTATTCTTCATACGATAAGCCACAAGGCAGCGAACTTTCGGCAAAGACCAATCAGCACAAATTGTATTTCCATAAATTGCGCACGCCTCAAAAAACAGATGAATTGATTTTCGGTGGAGAAAAAACACCACGCCGATACATCAGTGCTAGCATTACCGAAGATCAACGATATTTAATCATTTCTGCGGCACAATCTACTAGTGGAAACGAGCTTTATATCAAAGATTTAAAAAATCCAAATGCTGAAATAATTACGGTTTTAAACGATTTTTCTACCGATACGCGTGTAGTGAATAGTCAGGGAGAGGAATTGTTTATGCAGACCAATTACCAAGCACCCAACAATCGTTTGATAAAAGCAAATATCAATAATTTAGCCAAAGAAAATTGGGTAGATGTCATTCCAGAAAAGCCAGAAGTGCTCAATGTTTCGTCGGTGGGCGGTTTTCTTTTTGCCCATTATTTAAAAGATGCCAACACGCAAGTTTTTCAGTATGATTATGATGGGCGACAAATTCGCCAAATCCAATTGCCAGGGCTAGGAACAGCGAGTGGCTTTGGAGGAAAAGATAGCGAAAAAACGACTTATTTCACATTTACCAATTATATCACGCCGCCCACTATTTATCAATACGATGTGATAAGTGGAGATTTCTCGGTATACGAAAAATCAAAAGTAAAATTCAATCCAGAAGATTATGTTTCTGAGCAGGTTTTCTATACTTCAAAAGATGGAACCAAAGTCCCAATGACTATTTTCTATAAAAAAGGATTGAATAAAAATGGTAAAAATCCAACTATTTTATATGGTTATGGTGGGTTTAATATTAGTTTGACACCGTCGTTTAGCGTTGCACGAGCCGTGTGGATTCAAAACGGTGGCGTATATGCCGTAGCAAATCTGCGCGGTGGTGGCGAATATGGAAAAGAATGGCATGATGCGGGAACCAAATTGCACAAAAAAAATGTTTTTAATGATTTTATTGCCGCCGCCCAATATTTGCACCAAAATAAATACACTTCGCCAGCCTATACCGCCATCGATGGGCGTTCCAATGGTGGATTGCTCGTAGGTGCAAGCGAAACTTTGCGTCCTGATTTATTTGGGGTGGCGTTGCCAGGCGTGGGCGTGCTCGATATGCTGCGCTACCACACCTTCACGGCGGGCGCGGGCTGGGCGTACGACTACGGAACTGCTGAAGACAGCAAAGAAATGTTTGAATATTTAAAATCATATTCGCCCGTGCACAATGTGAAAAAAGGCGTTTGCTACCCAGCAACACTCGTGCTTACAGGCGACCACGACGATAGAGTAGTGCCAGCGCATAGCTTTAAATTTGCCGCCGAGCTCCAAGCTAAGCAATCCTGTGCTAAACCTACACTCATTCGCATTGAAACCAATGCAGGGCACGGCGCAGGGCGCTCCACAGAGCAAGTGGTAAGCGAATATACCGATGCTTATTCCTTTGCGCTCTACCAAATGGGCGTAAGGCATTTGCCATTTAGATAG